A region of the Arthrobacter sp. Soc17.1.1.1 genome:
AGGATGATCCCCTGCCCTGCCGCCGATCGTCCCCCAGCAATCCGCAGGTGAGCCGTCCTTCCGGTGAGGGAAGGACGGGAGCGACGGCAGCGGAGTCCAGCGGTCGGGTCAGACCGGCTGCTGGTCGCCGTACTTGGCCTGAACGGCTTCCCAGTCGCCCGTCTGCGCGATGGGATCCATCCACATGATCTCCCACGTGTGCCCGTCGGGATCCGAGAACGACCGTGAGCGCATGAAACCGAGCTCCTGCGCCTTGCCCTCGACGGCCCCGGCGGCAACCGCCTGCTCCACAAGGGTGTCGACATCATCTGCGGCGTCCACACCGATCGCATTGATGACAGCGGACGTCGACCGCGTGTCGGCGACAGGCTTGTCGGTGAACTGCGCCCAGTGCCCGTGGGTGAGAATCATCAGGTGGATGGTGTCACTGATGGTGATGGCACCGGCGTCGTCGTTGGAGAAGCTGGGATTGAGCGTCCAACCGAAGCTGGTGTAGAACTCCTTGGACCTGACGAGGTCGCTGACCGGGAGGTTGATGAAGACATTCGTAGCCATGGCCGTTCTCCTGTTCGTAGGTGACGCGTCGATACCGCTCATGAGCCTTGATGGGGCCCTGCACTCCTTTGGACGCGGTGACGCCCACAAAATCATCGACCGCAGCCCACTATCCGACAAGAGGTGTCCACCTAACTGGGCCGAAGCTACAAACCGCACTCAGGCCGAGAGACGACCGCTGCGGACGGGGACCATCGCACCCTCCCACTGAGTATCCGATAGACCTCTGACAAGGTCCTTCGGAATTCTCAACGAGGACCGGGCTACCAATCGAAACAGCCGCAGTCTTTCATGGGGCTTTGGCAATGATTTTTCTACAGCCTGTTCGTGCGGGGGCGAGCGGCAGCCAATGATTCTCGGGTATTAGGTGTCATAGGACACATATTTACAATGCGATAGGGTGAAGGTAATGGGGCCAATGATTCACCACGACAATTTCAGGAGTGACAAACACTATGGCGCAGCGTGTACAGGTTGAATTGGTCGATGACCTCACCGGTGAAGTAGCTCAGGAAACCGTCCGTTTCGGTGTGGACGGCACCGAGTATGAGATCGACCTGACCACCGAGAACGCGGAGAAGCTCCGTGCAACACTCGGCGAGTACGCGGAGAAGGCCCGCAAGGCCACCGGCCGCCGCGGCCAGGGCAAGTCCCCCGCCTCCGCAGGATCGGGTTCGGGTTCGGGCAAGTCCAAGCGTGAGGAAACGCAGCGTATCCGCCAGTGGGCGCAGGACAACGGGCACTCCACCAGCTCGAGGGGCCGGGTCTCCCAGTCCATCATCGACGCCTACAACGCAGCCCACTAAACCCGTCCAGGGTTGAAGGCGGTCCTCGTGTTGCGGGTCGTGACCGTGACACGGGTCGCCTGACGGAGGTGTAGGGAGGAGGCCGGTCGCCGAAGGGCGGCCGGCCTCTTCGTTGTCCTGCCGGTTCGGGCGGTTTGCGGCTGTGTGACGGCCGGCGGCGGTGGGCCAGGACGTTGGTGACCCGGACGATCAGGCACACCACCGGGTGCAGCGTCCTCCACGCCGTGTCCGGGGCCGTCACTGTTGCCTGTGGTTCAGCGCGTTGGTGTGGTCCATCCGGGCAGCGTCTGGTCCAGTTGCTGGTGGCGGTCCTGGCGGAGCCGGCCCGCCCGTGACCAGGTGCGTTGGCGGTGTAGCCAGGTCGCGAGGACTTTCTCCTCCGGGCGGCGCTGCGGGGTGTAGACCGGGAACCGCCCCCTCACGGCGTGGAACTGCCGGACCTGTTCCAGGCGTGACGCCCAGAGGGCGTCGGGGTTTCCCCTGCGGGTGCCCCTCCACTCCCCCAGCCCGTCCAGGGCTTCGATCCTGTCCTGGGTGAGGTTCCCGGCGTCGTGCTGGCGGCGCTGGGCCTCGATCCACCGGTACAGCTCCCGCGCCCGCACACGGTCGTTCTGCGCTGGCAGCACACCGCCACGCTCCCCCATGTGCGCGGCAACATCCGCGTAGTGCTGCCACCACACCCGGTCCCTGTTCCGGGCGAACCGCTTCGCCGCGGCCCCGTCCCAGGCGGGTTGGTCGCGGACCAGCAGGCACGCATCGAACCAGTCAGGGTTCTTTTCGATCTGTCGGTCCACGGCCCGGTGTACCCGCCGGACATCAACCCGGCACCACCGGGCAATCCTCACCGGGCTGACCCCGCGGGAGTACATGAGCAACCACTCCTGCCTGTTCTCACAAGGACCCTGCACGTACTCCCCCGCTGGCAGCAGCAGATCATCGAACCTCACCGTGGGATCACCAGGGCGTACCCCCTAACCTCAGGTCGGCGGCACCGGTTCGTGCATGCCAGCCCCCTCAGGCCGCCCCACTCCTCGTCCGCGCGTTCGTGCCCTTTGTGAACCATTCAGTCGTCGGTCGCTTGTTCAGGCGCGTCTCGGAGTAACGGGGCCGCCGTTCTGACGAGAAGGAAACCCAATAGAATCAGCAGGGCAAGACCTGCGAGGGTGAACAACGACGGGTTCGCGCTCATGAATGCTTTGATCAGTGCTCCTGCGCCGAGGAGCGCGATGATGCTTCCAAGACCCACACAAGCCCAGAGAAGGTAGCGGGGCGTGGGGTACTCCTCTTCATCCCACACCGTTCAGCCCGCCGCCCTAAGTTGCGCGACAAACTGCGGCTTCATCCCAAGACCGCGGGGGTTGGTGTCGGCCGTGCATCCGTTCATGCTCGTCATCCTGACGCAGCGAGACCGCTGCGGACAA
Encoded here:
- a CDS encoding VOC family protein produces the protein MATNVFINLPVSDLVRSKEFYTSFGWTLNPSFSNDDAGAITISDTIHLMILTHGHWAQFTDKPVADTRSTSAVINAIGVDAADDVDTLVEQAVAAGAVEGKAQELGFMRSRSFSDPDGHTWEIMWMDPIAQTGDWEAVQAKYGDQQPV
- a CDS encoding histone-like nucleoid-structuring protein Lsr2; the protein is MTNTMAQRVQVELVDDLTGEVAQETVRFGVDGTEYEIDLTTENAEKLRATLGEYAEKARKATGRRGQGKSPASAGSGSGSGKSKREETQRIRQWAQDNGHSTSSRGRVSQSIIDAYNAAH
- a CDS encoding helicase associated domain-containing protein, which gives rise to MDRQIEKNPDWFDACLLVRDQPAWDGAAAKRFARNRDRVWWQHYADVAAHMGERGGVLPAQNDRVRARELYRWIEAQRRQHDAGNLTQDRIEALDGLGEWRGTRRGNPDALWASRLEQVRQFHAVRGRFPVYTPQRRPEEKVLATWLHRQRTWSRAGRLRQDRHQQLDQTLPGWTTPTR